One genomic region from Deltaproteobacteria bacterium encodes:
- a CDS encoding NAD(P)H-dependent oxidoreductase yields the protein MAKVLLTYYSRTGHTEKMAEIIAETIKAQGHEVTLKKVTETDPEEMLDADGIVIGSPTYYGQMAAEVKSLIDKSVKYHGKLDGKAGAAFTSSGGLGGGNETTITGILMCMLVHGMIIQGFPGGDHYGPVAVGKPDQRSETQCRRFAERFAGLLDRLT from the coding sequence ATGGCAAAGGTGCTGCTGACCTATTACTCCAGGACCGGGCATACAGAGAAGATGGCCGAGATCATAGCCGAGACGATCAAGGCACAGGGACATGAAGTCACCCTTAAAAAGGTAACCGAGACCGACCCGGAGGAGATGCTTGACGCGGACGGAATCGTCATCGGGTCCCCGACCTACTACGGACAAATGGCGGCAGAGGTCAAATCCCTCATTGATAAAAGCGTCAAGTACCATGGCAAACTCGATGGCAAGGCCGGCGCAGCCTTTACCAGCTCCGGCGGCCTGGGCGGAGGCAACGAGACGACCATCACCGGCATCCTCATGTGCATGCTGGTTCATGGCATGATTATCCAGGGGTTTCCGGGCGGCGATCATTACGGTCCGGTCGCCGTGGGAAAACCGGACCAGCGCAGCGAAACCCAGTGCCGCCGCTTTGCCGAGCGGTTCGCTGGCCTCCTGGATCGCCTGACTTAA